One segment of Triticum aestivum cultivar Chinese Spring chromosome 2A, IWGSC CS RefSeq v2.1, whole genome shotgun sequence DNA contains the following:
- the LOC123188641 gene encoding 40S ribosomal protein S15, protein MADVDVDTEVAAGAQPKKRTFRKFSYRGVDLDALLDMSTDDLVQMFPARARRRFKRGLKRKPMALVKKLRKAKKDAPAGEKPEPVRTHLRNMIIVPEMIGSLIGVYNGKTFNQVEIKPEMIGHYLAEFSISYKPVKHGRPGIGATHSSRFIPLK, encoded by the exons ATG GCGGACGTCGACGTTGACACGGAGGTGGCCGCCGGCGCGCAGCCGAAGAAGAGGACGTTCCGCAAGTTCAGCTATCGCGGCGTGGATCTCGATGCCCTCCTCGACATGTCCACCGACGACCTTGTCCAGATGTTCCCCGCTCGCGCCCGCAGAAG GTTCAAGAGGGGTCTCAAGAGGAAGCCCATGGCGCTCGTCAAGAAGCTGCGCAAGGCG AAAAAGGACGCTCCTGCTGGTGAGAAGCCTGAGCCAGTGAGGACACATCTTCGTAACATGATCATTGTCCCTGAGATGATTGGCAGCCTTATCGGTGTCTACAATGGCAAGACCTTCAACCAGGTTGAGATTAAGCCTGAGATGATTGGCCATTACCTTGCAGAGTTCTCTATCTCCTACAAGCCAGTGAAGCATGGTAGGCCCGGTATTGGTGCCACACACTCTTCCCGGTTCATTCCTCTTAAATGA